A DNA window from Castanea sativa cultivar Marrone di Chiusa Pesio chromosome 7, ASM4071231v1 contains the following coding sequences:
- the LOC142644363 gene encoding allene oxide synthase 3-like, which yields MVEVKQCREWQQQHGSSRAASHAPSPNSPDLKHPEKNFWSRHWPPGPFISSNSNVIALLDAISFPILFDTSKVQKLNVLDGSYMPSTAYFGGYRVCAFLDPSEPKHARLKRLFFSILASRHDKFIPLFRSCLSELFINIEDQVSDKGKSYFNTLSDSMSFDFVFRLFCDQNPLDTSIGSKGPTLFDKWLFFQLAPLTTLGLPKFFNFLEDLLLHSIPLPPFLVKSSYKKLYNAFYASMSSIFDEAQQCGIKRNEACHNLVFMAGFNAYGGMKILFPALIKWVGLAGEKLHRQLCDEIRTIVRAEGGVILSALDKMTLTKSVVYEVLRIEPPVPFQYGKAKENLVVNSHDASKIKNLIFIPYHFLRLI from the exons ATGGTTGAAGTAAAGCAGTGCAGGGAGTGGCAGCAGCAGCATGGTAGCAGCAGAGCAGCCAGCCACGCCCCTAGCCCAAACTCACCCGATctg AAACACCCTGAGAAAAATTTCTGGAGCCGCCACTGGCCTCCAGGACCATTCATATCATCCAACTCTAATGTCATTGCTCTCCTTGATGCTATCAGCTTTCCCATCCTCTTTGACACTTCCAAAGTCCAAAAACTAAATGTTTTAGATGGTAGTTACATGCCCTCCACAGCTTACTTTGGTGGTTATCGTGTTTGTGCTTTTCTTGACCCTTCTGAACCCAAACATGCCCGTCTTAAGCGCTTGTTTTTCTCTATTCTCGCTTCTCGTCATGATAAATTCATCCCACTTTTCAGAAGCTGCTTGTCTGAGCTTTTCATCAACATTGAAGACCAAGTATCTGACAAAGGCAAATCATACTTCAACACCCTTAGTGATAGCATGTCTTTTGACTTTGTGTTTAGGCTCTTTTGTGATCAAAACCCTTTAGATACAAGTATTGGATCAAAGGGTCCGACACTCTTTGATAAATGGTTGTTTTTTCAACTTGCACCATTGACTACACTAGGGTTACCAAAGTTTTTTAACTTTCTTGAAGATTTACTACTCCATTCAATCCCATTACCACCTTTTCTCGTTAAATCTAGCTATAAGAAGCTTTATAATGCATTTTATGCGTCTATGTCTTCCATCTTTGACGAAGCTCAGCAATGTGGGATTAAAAGAAATGAAGCTTGTCATAATTTAGTATTTATGGCTGGTTTCAATGCTTATGgtggaatgaaaattttgtttcctgCTTTGATCAAGTGGGTTGGCTTAGCAGGAGAAAAGTTACACCGTCAATTGTGTGATGAGATTAGGACCATTGTTAGAGCTGAAGGTGGGGTCATTTTATCAGCGTTAGATAAGATGACGTTGACTAAGTCAGTGGTTTATGAAGTACTGAGGATTGAGCCTCCAGTTCCATTCCAATACGGTAAGGC